The Immundisolibacter cernigliae genome has a window encoding:
- a CDS encoding coniferyl aldehyde dehydrogenase — MNSPNRLALASAQVQQDNPLLPQFEALRAAFLRAGPTTYEQRIDSLKRLRQAIVDHHEQILDAVNADFGHRSRHETFFADVIGLLGEIRHTRKHLKKWMRPRRAGWSPQFPLARARIHYQPRGVIGIIGPWNVPVLLTLSPLVGAIAAGNRALIKTSEFCPRTAEVVTAIVGQAFAPDEVAVVNGGAEVAGHFSALPFDHLIFTGSTQIGRIVMRAASENLTPVTLELGGKSPTIISDDYPLDIAAGRIAQGKMLNGGQACIAPDYVFVPTGRRDQLVEALAVAVQKSYPTLAGNPDLTWIVNDRHYQRLQAHIADARAKGAQVVPLNAGGAPVPAGERVLPLTVLLGVTDDMSVMQEEIFGPLLPVKTYDDLAEVISYVNSHPRPLALYHFDDNTGRTERVLEQTVSGGACVNDVLFHVAHEGLPFGGVGPSGIGRYHGFDGFVTFSHQKSVLYQSRWSVQSLIRPPYGPGLERVMRLALRWL; from the coding sequence ATGAACAGCCCCAACCGTCTGGCGCTTGCAAGTGCTCAGGTGCAGCAGGACAACCCCCTGCTGCCGCAGTTCGAGGCGCTGCGCGCCGCCTTCCTGCGCGCCGGTCCGACGACCTACGAGCAGCGCATCGATTCCTTGAAGCGCCTGCGCCAGGCCATCGTCGACCATCATGAGCAGATTCTGGACGCGGTGAACGCCGATTTTGGCCACCGCTCGCGCCACGAGACCTTCTTTGCCGATGTGATCGGCCTGCTGGGCGAGATTCGCCACACCCGCAAGCACCTGAAGAAATGGATGCGCCCGCGCCGGGCCGGCTGGAGCCCGCAGTTCCCGCTGGCCAGGGCGCGCATCCATTACCAGCCGCGCGGCGTGATCGGCATCATCGGGCCATGGAACGTGCCGGTGTTGCTGACGCTCTCGCCGCTGGTGGGCGCCATCGCCGCCGGCAACCGGGCGCTGATCAAGACCTCCGAGTTCTGCCCGCGCACGGCCGAGGTGGTGACCGCCATCGTCGGCCAGGCCTTTGCGCCGGACGAGGTGGCCGTGGTCAACGGCGGCGCCGAGGTGGCGGGGCATTTCTCGGCCCTGCCGTTCGATCATCTGATCTTCACCGGCTCGACGCAGATCGGCCGCATCGTCATGCGCGCCGCCAGCGAGAACCTGACGCCGGTGACGCTGGAGCTGGGCGGCAAGTCGCCGACCATCATCAGCGACGACTATCCGCTGGACATCGCCGCCGGGCGCATCGCGCAGGGCAAGATGCTCAACGGCGGCCAGGCCTGCATCGCGCCGGATTACGTGTTCGTGCCCACGGGTCGACGCGATCAGCTGGTCGAGGCGCTGGCCGTTGCGGTCCAGAAGAGCTATCCGACCCTGGCCGGCAACCCGGACCTGACCTGGATCGTCAACGACCGCCATTACCAGCGCCTGCAGGCGCACATCGCCGATGCCCGCGCCAAGGGCGCGCAGGTGGTCCCGCTGAATGCGGGCGGTGCGCCGGTGCCGGCCGGCGAGCGCGTGCTGCCGCTGACCGTGTTGCTGGGCGTCACCGACGACATGAGCGTGATGCAGGAGGAAATCTTCGGCCCGCTGCTGCCAGTCAAGACCTACGACGACCTGGCCGAGGTCATCAGCTACGTGAACAGCCACCCGCGGCCGCTGGCGCTGTACCACTTCGACGACAACACCGGCCGCACCGAGCGGGTACTGGAACAGACGGTGTCCGGCGGCGCCTGCGTGAACGATGTGCTGTTCCATGTGGCACACGAGGGCCTGCCGTTCGGCGGCGTGGGGCCGAGCGGCATCGGCCGCTATCACGGCTTCGACGGCTTCGTCACCTTCTCGCACCAGAAAAGCGTGCTGTACCAGAGCCGCTGGTCGGTGCAGTCGCTGATCCGCCCGCCCTACGGGCCGGGCCTGGAGCGGGTGATGCGCCTGGCGCTGCGCTGGTTGTAG
- the corA gene encoding magnesium/cobalt transporter CorA: MIDLFRKKYAQPGSAPGELLPLPVAPATIVYCVVYDANGMLHESRGVPDDPAGLRRAGATLWVHFAGQPEVGDLRRVGEALGLHPLALEDVMNHGQRPKLDDFDDHLFLEMGCLTQDGIHPVVHDFALFLGQDFVVSVYYGSENLFAGVHARLVDASGRLRRSGTDRLAHALLDVVVDHAFPVLEALGERIEDLETDLLDRPGPGALRELHQLKREMLLIRRAVWPARDVLANLSRGDAPQIAEQSRIYFGDVYDHTVQIIELVESYRDMLAGMLDIYLSSVSNRQNEVMKVLTVIATIFIPLTFIVGVYGMNFSVNETSPWAMPELRAYYGYPILWLVMLGVAGAMLLFFKRRRWF; encoded by the coding sequence GTGATCGACCTGTTTCGCAAGAAATACGCCCAGCCCGGCAGCGCGCCGGGCGAGTTGCTGCCGCTGCCGGTGGCGCCGGCGACCATCGTCTACTGCGTGGTCTACGACGCCAACGGGATGCTGCACGAGAGCCGTGGCGTGCCGGACGATCCGGCCGGTCTGCGCCGCGCGGGCGCGACGTTGTGGGTGCATTTTGCCGGCCAACCGGAGGTCGGCGACCTGCGCCGGGTCGGCGAAGCGCTCGGCCTGCACCCGCTGGCGCTCGAAGACGTAATGAACCACGGTCAGCGACCGAAGCTCGACGACTTCGACGATCACCTGTTCCTGGAGATGGGCTGCCTGACACAGGACGGGATTCACCCGGTGGTTCACGATTTCGCCCTGTTCCTGGGGCAGGATTTCGTGGTCAGCGTGTATTACGGCAGCGAAAACCTGTTTGCCGGCGTCCACGCGCGCCTGGTCGATGCGTCCGGCCGCCTGCGGCGCAGCGGCACCGACCGCCTGGCGCACGCGCTGCTGGATGTGGTGGTCGATCACGCCTTTCCGGTGCTCGAGGCGCTCGGCGAGCGCATCGAGGACCTGGAAACCGATCTACTGGACCGTCCCGGCCCCGGCGCCCTGCGCGAGCTGCACCAGCTCAAGCGCGAGATGCTGCTGATCCGCCGCGCCGTATGGCCGGCGCGCGACGTGCTGGCCAACCTGTCGCGTGGCGATGCGCCGCAGATTGCCGAGCAGTCGCGCATCTATTTTGGCGACGTCTACGACCACACAGTGCAGATCATCGAACTGGTGGAAAGCTACCGCGACATGCTGGCCGGCATGCTGGACATCTACCTTTCAAGCGTCAGCAACCGCCAGAACGAGGTCATGAAGGTGCTCACCGTGATCGCCACCATCTTCATCCCGCTCACCTTCATCGTCGGCGTGTACGGCATGAACTTCAGCGTCAACGAAACCAGCCCGTGGGCCATGCCGGAGCTGCGCGCCTACTACGGCTACCCCATCCTGTGGCTGGTCATGCTGGGCGTCGCCGGCGCCATGCTGCTGTTCTTCAAGCGGCGGCGCTGGTTCTAG
- a CDS encoding assimilatory sulfite reductase (NADPH) flavoprotein subunit: MNAPVTTLNTPLSPDQAARLDALVRELGQAQLQWLSGYLAARAELGAGAPAATVAPSQSQASLTVLHGSQSGNGAKLARRLAELAQARGLPVTLASMADYKPARLRDERLLALIVSTHGEGEPPDSARELHEFLHGRKAPRLENLRYGVLALGDSSYEFYCQTGKDFDAVLEKLGAQRLAPRVDCDVDYDDAAAAWIDTLLGQVSAAAAPVASAAAPATTSGGSQHDKRHPYQAEVLENVNLNGRGADKETRHIELAVPGLSYQPGDALGVLPRNAPALVEALLRVLGLPATAPVKAGDTTLPLADALDRHYEITTLTRPFLAAYGALADSGKLAGVLAAGNEDALRAYLHGRQIIDVVQEFPVSGLTAEQFVGLLRRLPPRLYSLASSLAACPDEAHITVAAVRYQSLGVQRLGVASTWLADRVKPGDTAPVFVEHNDNFRLPASSDTPLIMIGPGTGVAPFRAFLQEREASGAGGRNWLFFGDRHFHTDFLYQTEWQAWHKSGLLTRLDVAFSRDQAQKVYVQQRLRERAAEVYAWLHDGAHVYVCGDATAMAVDVHAALRDIVAAEGKLDADAAEEYLRELSRSRRYQRDIY, translated from the coding sequence ATGAACGCACCGGTAACCACCTTGAACACCCCGCTGAGTCCGGATCAGGCCGCGCGCCTCGATGCCCTGGTCCGGGAGCTGGGTCAGGCCCAGTTGCAATGGCTGAGCGGCTATCTGGCCGCCCGTGCCGAACTGGGTGCCGGCGCACCTGCGGCGACCGTCGCGCCGTCGCAATCCCAGGCCAGCCTGACCGTGCTGCACGGTTCGCAAAGCGGCAACGGCGCCAAATTGGCACGGCGCCTGGCGGAACTGGCACAGGCGCGCGGCCTGCCGGTGACGCTCGCCAGCATGGCCGACTATAAGCCGGCCCGGTTGCGCGACGAGCGACTGCTGGCGCTGATCGTCAGCACCCACGGTGAGGGCGAGCCACCCGACAGCGCCCGCGAGCTGCACGAGTTCCTGCACGGGCGCAAGGCGCCGCGCCTGGAAAATCTGCGTTACGGCGTGCTGGCGCTGGGCGATTCCAGCTACGAGTTCTACTGCCAGACCGGCAAGGACTTCGATGCGGTGCTGGAGAAGCTCGGCGCGCAGCGTCTGGCGCCGCGGGTGGACTGCGATGTCGATTACGACGATGCCGCGGCGGCCTGGATCGACACCCTGCTGGGCCAGGTCAGCGCCGCGGCGGCGCCGGTGGCGTCGGCTGCGGCACCGGCCACAACCAGCGGTGGATCGCAGCACGACAAGCGCCATCCCTACCAGGCCGAGGTGCTGGAGAACGTCAACCTGAACGGCCGTGGCGCGGACAAGGAAACGCGCCACATCGAACTGGCCGTGCCCGGCCTGAGCTACCAGCCGGGCGACGCGCTGGGCGTGCTGCCGCGCAATGCCCCGGCGCTGGTGGAGGCACTGCTGAGGGTGCTCGGGCTGCCGGCCACGGCGCCGGTCAAGGCCGGCGACACCACCCTGCCGCTGGCCGACGCGCTCGATCGCCACTACGAAATCACCACCCTGACGCGGCCCTTCCTGGCCGCCTACGGCGCGCTGGCGGACAGCGGCAAGCTGGCCGGCGTGCTGGCGGCGGGCAACGAGGACGCCCTGCGGGCCTATCTGCATGGCCGGCAGATCATCGACGTGGTGCAGGAATTCCCGGTGTCGGGCCTGACGGCAGAGCAGTTCGTCGGCCTGCTGCGCCGTTTGCCGCCGCGGCTGTATTCATTGGCCTCCAGCCTGGCCGCCTGCCCGGACGAGGCGCACATCACCGTTGCCGCGGTTCGCTACCAGAGCCTGGGCGTCCAGCGGCTGGGCGTGGCCTCCACCTGGCTGGCCGATCGCGTCAAGCCGGGCGACACGGCGCCGGTGTTCGTCGAGCACAACGACAACTTCCGCCTGCCGGCGAGCAGCGACACGCCGCTGATCATGATCGGCCCGGGTACCGGCGTGGCGCCGTTTCGGGCCTTCCTGCAGGAGCGCGAGGCGAGCGGCGCCGGCGGGCGCAACTGGCTGTTCTTCGGCGACCGGCATTTCCATACCGATTTCCTGTACCAGACCGAGTGGCAGGCCTGGCACAAGAGCGGGCTGCTGACGCGCCTGGACGTTGCCTTCTCGCGCGACCAGGCACAGAAGGTCTACGTGCAGCAGCGCCTGCGCGAGCGGGCTGCCGAGGTCTATGCCTGGCTGCACGACGGCGCACACGTCTATGTGTGTGGCGATGCCACGGCGATGGCGGTCGACGTGCATGCGGCGCTGCGCGACATCGTGGCCGCCGAAGGCAAGCTCGACGCCGACGCGGCTGAGGAATACCTGCGCGAGCTGTCGCGAAGCCGTCGCTACCAGCGCGACATTTACTGA
- the cysI gene encoding assimilatory sulfite reductase (NADPH) hemoprotein subunit, with product MNAPDPKAPPNEVEVIKSHSRLLRGTIADGLVDPLTGAIAPDDNALLKFHGSYQQDDRDLREERRRQKLEPAYQFMIRVRMPGGECTPAQWLALDEVAGEHANGTLRLTTRQTFQFHGIRKPHFKPAMQAIRAAGLDTIAACGDVNRNVLASANPFRSPLHAAAGALARAISEHLLPKTNAYQEIWLDAPAVDPATEVEPIYGPLYLPRKFKITVAVPPDNDVDVYAHDLSFIAVADGDRLVGWNVLVGGGMGMTHGEKATFPRLADLIGFCTPDQAIAVAEQVVCVQRDFGDRSNRRHARFKYTIDDRGVDWFKAELERRLGFALAPARPFSFDHNTDAFGWQDGQDGQSHYTLFVENGRIADRGQRRLRTGLREIARIHTGIFALTNNQNVTIAGVSPAQRPVIEALIAEYGLQREVSLLRRNAMACVAFPTCALAMAESERYLPDLITRLDEVVDACGLADTPITMRMTGCPNGCARPYIAEIGLVGKAPGKYNLYLGAGFHGQRLGKLYRENIGEEAIIEALTPLLERYAAERQSGEHFGDFLVRAGVVVAVAAGREFHD from the coding sequence ATGAACGCACCCGACCCCAAGGCCCCGCCCAACGAGGTGGAGGTCATCAAGAGCCACAGCCGGCTGCTGCGCGGCACCATCGCCGACGGCCTGGTCGATCCGCTGACCGGCGCCATCGCGCCCGATGACAACGCGCTGCTCAAGTTTCACGGCAGCTACCAGCAGGACGACCGCGACCTGCGCGAGGAGCGCCGCCGCCAGAAGCTGGAACCGGCCTATCAGTTCATGATCCGCGTGCGCATGCCCGGCGGTGAGTGCACGCCGGCGCAGTGGCTGGCGCTGGACGAGGTGGCCGGTGAGCACGCCAACGGCACGCTGCGCCTGACCACGCGCCAGACCTTCCAGTTCCACGGCATCCGCAAGCCGCACTTCAAGCCGGCCATGCAGGCCATCCGGGCGGCCGGCCTGGACACCATTGCCGCCTGCGGCGACGTGAACCGCAACGTGCTGGCCAGCGCCAATCCGTTCCGCTCGCCGTTGCACGCGGCGGCCGGCGCACTGGCGCGCGCCATCAGTGAGCACCTGCTGCCAAAAACAAACGCCTACCAGGAAATCTGGCTCGACGCCCCGGCCGTGGACCCGGCCACCGAGGTCGAGCCGATCTACGGCCCGCTGTACCTGCCGCGCAAGTTCAAGATCACCGTTGCCGTGCCGCCCGACAACGATGTCGATGTGTATGCACACGACCTGTCGTTCATCGCCGTGGCGGACGGCGACCGGCTGGTCGGCTGGAACGTGCTGGTCGGCGGCGGCATGGGCATGACCCACGGCGAGAAAGCGACCTTCCCGCGTCTGGCCGACCTGATCGGTTTCTGCACGCCCGATCAGGCCATAGCGGTGGCCGAGCAGGTGGTGTGCGTACAGCGTGATTTTGGCGACCGCAGCAACCGCCGCCATGCGCGGTTCAAGTACACCATCGACGACCGCGGCGTGGACTGGTTCAAGGCCGAACTGGAACGCCGGCTGGGTTTCGCGCTGGCGCCGGCGCGGCCGTTCAGCTTCGACCACAACACCGACGCGTTTGGCTGGCAGGACGGACAGGACGGCCAGTCGCACTACACGCTGTTCGTCGAGAACGGCCGCATCGCGGATCGCGGCCAGCGGCGCCTGCGCACGGGCCTGCGCGAAATCGCCCGCATCCACACGGGGATTTTCGCGCTCACCAACAATCAGAACGTGACCATCGCCGGCGTCAGCCCCGCGCAGCGGCCGGTCATCGAGGCGCTGATCGCCGAATACGGCCTGCAGCGCGAGGTCTCGCTGCTGCGTCGCAATGCGATGGCCTGCGTTGCGTTTCCGACCTGCGCCCTGGCCATGGCCGAGAGCGAGCGCTACCTGCCTGACCTGATCACGCGCCTGGACGAAGTGGTCGACGCCTGCGGCCTGGCCGACACGCCGATCACGATGCGCATGACCGGCTGCCCCAACGGCTGCGCGCGGCCGTACATCGCCGAAATCGGCCTGGTCGGCAAGGCGCCCGGCAAGTACAACCTGTACCTGGGCGCCGGCTTCCACGGCCAGCGTCTGGGCAAGCTGTACCGGGAGAATATCGGCGAGGAGGCCATCATTGAGGCCCTCACGCCGCTGCTGGAACGCTATGCGGCCGAACGCCAGTCCGGTGAGCATTTCGGCGATTTTCTGGTGCGCGCAGGCGTGGTGGTGGCGGTTGCCGCCGGGCGCGAGTTTCACGACTGA
- a CDS encoding phosphoadenylyl-sulfate reductase, whose protein sequence is MASPDKIDHAIAILQAAQAHGPAIHTNSFGPEGVVLTHLITEHAPDIATASLDTGRLPEQTYAVADALRQRYGLVIDWWFPDAESLGNFTQEHGVNAFYNSVELRRACCGIRKVEPLGRMLVGKLAWITGRRRQQGLKRATLPEREWDEQRGILKFNPLAEWTHDDVWAFIRANAIPYNALHDQGYPSIGCAPCTRAITVGEDPRAGRWWWEQDSTRECGLHGPARPAAEDETAVQPAEAIPDVGL, encoded by the coding sequence ATGGCCTCCCCCGACAAGATCGACCACGCCATCGCCATCCTGCAGGCGGCCCAGGCGCACGGCCCGGCAATCCACACCAACAGTTTCGGCCCCGAAGGCGTGGTGCTGACGCACCTGATCACCGAGCACGCGCCGGACATTGCCACCGCCAGCCTGGACACCGGACGCCTGCCGGAACAGACCTATGCCGTGGCGGATGCGCTGCGCCAGCGCTACGGACTGGTCATCGACTGGTGGTTTCCGGACGCCGAGTCACTGGGCAACTTCACCCAGGAGCACGGCGTCAACGCCTTCTACAACAGCGTCGAATTGCGCCGCGCCTGCTGCGGCATTCGCAAGGTCGAGCCGCTGGGCCGGATGCTGGTCGGCAAACTGGCCTGGATCACCGGCCGCCGCCGTCAGCAGGGACTCAAGCGCGCCACCCTGCCGGAGCGCGAGTGGGACGAACAGCGCGGAATCCTCAAATTCAACCCGCTGGCCGAGTGGACGCACGACGACGTGTGGGCGTTCATCCGCGCCAACGCCATCCCGTACAACGCCCTGCACGACCAGGGCTACCCGAGCATCGGCTGCGCGCCCTGCACCCGCGCCATCACGGTCGGGGAAGATCCCCGCGCCGGGCGCTGGTGGTGGGAACAGGACAGCACGCGCGAATGCGGCCTGCACGGCCCGGCGCGCCCCGCTGCCGAGGACGAAACCGCGGTTCAGCCGGCCGAAGCCATTCCGGATGTCGGGCTTTAG
- a CDS encoding patatin-like phospholipase family protein, translating into MTRPRVAAGVGLVLTGGGARTAYQVGVLLAVSDWLGRPRRSPFAIITGTSAGAINASVLAARAGSFGRGLEYLAGVWRGLQVGDIYRCDRRALYGRAVHWLVALLRGGLGQHNPRALLDCQPLRALLERHVNFARIDLHLRRGLLDAVAITASGYGSGRGVTFYQAAGHPPPWQRERALSRPVELTLDHVMASVAIPLLFEAVRIDDDWYGDGAMRDHTPLSAAINLGAQRLLVIGTRNSDPVPLPQPPPYPQLGKIAGYVLDSLFMDGLGPNLDRVQRLNELVRLSKAQPRVNAGRRLRHIDACVINPSLDLRTLAARHTQGFPGPVRRLFRGIGAFGELSPLPSYLLFDGAFCRELMDLGYADAQRQKSEIMAMLTPGQETTLLDGIKI; encoded by the coding sequence GTGACACGACCGCGTGTTGCAGCGGGCGTCGGCCTGGTCCTGACCGGTGGCGGCGCGCGCACGGCCTATCAGGTCGGTGTGCTGCTGGCGGTCAGCGACTGGCTGGGCCGGCCCCGGCGTTCGCCGTTTGCCATCATCACCGGCACTTCGGCCGGCGCCATCAACGCCAGCGTGCTGGCGGCGCGCGCCGGCAGCTTCGGCCGCGGCCTGGAATACCTGGCCGGCGTGTGGCGGGGCCTGCAGGTCGGCGACATTTACCGCTGCGACCGACGCGCCCTGTATGGGCGCGCCGTGCATTGGCTGGTAGCGCTGCTGCGCGGCGGCCTTGGCCAGCACAACCCGCGCGCCCTGCTCGACTGCCAGCCGCTGCGGGCGCTGCTGGAACGCCACGTCAACTTCGCGCGCATCGACCTGCACCTGCGCCGCGGCCTGCTGGACGCGGTCGCGATCACCGCTTCCGGTTACGGCAGCGGACGCGGCGTCACCTTCTACCAGGCCGCCGGCCACCCGCCGCCCTGGCAGCGCGAGCGGGCGCTCAGCCGGCCGGTCGAGCTGACGCTGGACCACGTGATGGCCTCGGTGGCCATCCCGTTGCTGTTCGAGGCGGTGCGCATCGACGACGACTGGTACGGCGACGGCGCCATGCGCGACCACACGCCGCTGTCGGCCGCCATCAACCTGGGCGCGCAGCGCCTGCTGGTGATCGGCACCCGCAATTCCGATCCGGTGCCGCTGCCGCAGCCGCCGCCCTATCCACAACTTGGCAAGATCGCCGGCTACGTGCTCGATTCGCTGTTCATGGACGGACTCGGGCCGAACCTGGATCGCGTACAGCGCCTGAACGAACTGGTACGCCTGAGCAAAGCGCAACCACGGGTGAATGCAGGCCGCCGCCTGCGCCACATCGATGCCTGCGTGATCAACCCGAGCCTTGACCTGCGCACGCTCGCCGCCCGCCACACGCAAGGTTTTCCGGGGCCGGTGAGACGCCTGTTTCGCGGCATCGGCGCGTTTGGCGAACTCAGCCCCCTGCCCAGCTACCTGCTGTTCGACGGTGCGTTCTGCCGCGAGCTGATGGACCTTGGCTACGCCGATGCCCAGCGCCAGAAAAGCGAAATCATGGCCATGCTGACGCCTGGACAGGAGACAACCCTACTAGATGGAATAAAAATATGA
- a CDS encoding type 1 glutamine amidotransferase, with protein MPALRIHWLQHVAFEGLGYIEPWALRHRHALSCTRLHAGEALPTPDAFDWLIVMGGPMGVYEADRHPFIAAEIALIGAAIAAGKRVLGICLGAQLMAAALGARVYPSGQKEIGWFQIEPAPESTGSPFGDALTGPLTVFHWHGDTFDLPAGAVRLAHSRICTQQGFGYGARALALQFHPEMDPAGVAALANEFGPRLRPAASVHSADQMLAGQAHCAAARRLLDTWLDRLAAG; from the coding sequence ATGCCGGCGCTGCGCATTCACTGGCTGCAGCACGTGGCCTTCGAGGGCCTGGGCTACATCGAGCCCTGGGCGCTGCGCCACCGGCACGCCCTGTCCTGCACCCGGCTGCACGCGGGCGAGGCGCTGCCCACGCCGGACGCTTTCGACTGGCTGATCGTCATGGGCGGGCCGATGGGCGTCTACGAGGCCGATCGGCATCCGTTCATCGCCGCCGAAATCGCGCTGATCGGGGCAGCGATCGCAGCCGGCAAGCGCGTGCTCGGGATTTGCCTTGGCGCGCAACTGATGGCCGCCGCACTGGGCGCGCGCGTATACCCGTCCGGGCAGAAGGAAATCGGCTGGTTCCAGATCGAACCGGCGCCGGAAAGCACCGGCAGCCCGTTCGGCGACGCCCTGACCGGCCCGCTGACCGTGTTTCACTGGCACGGCGATACCTTCGACCTGCCGGCCGGCGCGGTACGCCTGGCGCATAGCCGCATCTGCACCCAGCAGGGTTTCGGCTACGGCGCGCGGGCGCTGGCCCTGCAATTTCATCCGGAAATGGACCCGGCCGGCGTGGCCGCGCTGGCCAATGAATTCGGCCCCCGCCTGAGGCCCGCCGCCAGCGTGCACAGCGCCGATCAGATGCTGGCCGGGCAGGCGCATTGCGCGGCGGCGCGGCGCCTGCTGGACACATGGCTTGACCGGCTCGCCGCCGGCTGA
- a CDS encoding alpha/beta fold hydrolase, producing the protein MPTIEHHTAQLAAVRLHYLTAGDGPALLLLHGWPQSSHEWRHLIPTLAQRHRVIAPDLRGLGDSSRPVSGYDKMTVAADLRNLLRDELGIAQAAVVGHDWGGAVAYALAAQDRALVTQLAILDMLLPGIELPGLGANALASYWHFAFHGVRDLAEMLVAGRERAYISWFFQNFAYNPRAVSEADVDEYARCLTQPGALRAGFEYYRAAGQDAVDFAAAAREPLSCPVLALGGERSIGAAVKLCMQQVAGDVRGGVMPRCGHWIAEEQPQALLEELTAFLDTA; encoded by the coding sequence ATGCCCACCATCGAACACCACACCGCGCAGCTGGCTGCCGTGCGCCTGCATTACCTGACCGCAGGTGATGGTCCGGCGCTGCTGCTGTTGCACGGCTGGCCGCAGAGCAGCCACGAATGGCGGCACCTGATACCGACGCTCGCGCAGCGCCATCGGGTCATCGCGCCGGACCTGCGGGGCCTGGGCGACTCCAGCCGCCCGGTGAGCGGCTACGACAAGATGACCGTGGCGGCCGACCTGCGCAACCTGCTGCGCGACGAGCTCGGCATCGCGCAGGCTGCGGTGGTCGGCCACGACTGGGGCGGGGCGGTGGCCTACGCATTGGCGGCGCAGGACCGCGCGCTGGTCACGCAGCTGGCGATCCTGGACATGCTGCTGCCGGGCATCGAGCTGCCGGGCCTAGGCGCGAACGCGCTGGCCAGCTACTGGCATTTTGCCTTCCACGGTGTACGTGACCTCGCCGAAATGCTGGTTGCGGGCCGCGAGCGGGCCTATATCAGCTGGTTCTTTCAGAACTTTGCCTACAACCCGCGCGCCGTGAGCGAGGCGGACGTCGACGAATATGCGCGCTGCCTCACCCAGCCCGGGGCACTGCGGGCCGGCTTCGAGTACTACCGCGCGGCCGGCCAGGATGCGGTCGACTTTGCCGCCGCAGCGCGCGAGCCGCTGAGCTGCCCGGTGCTGGCGCTGGGCGGTGAGCGCAGCATCGGTGCGGCGGTCAAGCTGTGCATGCAGCAGGTGGCGGGCGACGTGCGCGGCGGCGTGATGCCACGGTGCGGCCACTGGATTGCCGAGGAACAGCCGCAGGCGCTGCTGGAAGAACTGACCGCCTTCCTGGACACCGCCTGA
- a CDS encoding sulfite exporter TauE/SafE family protein: MEWAHIIAGLGVGLLVGLTGVGGGSLMTPILVLAFGFAPAAAVGTDLWFAAITKMVGGSLHHSRRSIDWQVLRRLWLGSLPAALATLAWLQASGMGQTKNGLILKALGVVLLLTAVAMLLKKRLHTLGLQLRGTAPDRFKSAQPPLTVLAGALLGFLVTLTSVGAGALGTVMLVYLYPRRLTPARLVGTDIVHAIPLTVLAGSGHALMGNVDLALLGWLLLGSVPGVLIGSHYSTRAPEGFVRPAIALVLTLVGLKLVTS, translated from the coding sequence ATGGAATGGGCGCACATCATCGCCGGCCTTGGTGTCGGTTTGCTGGTCGGCCTGACCGGCGTGGGCGGCGGCTCGCTGATGACGCCGATCCTGGTGCTGGCGTTCGGCTTTGCCCCGGCCGCCGCCGTGGGTACCGACCTGTGGTTCGCCGCCATCACCAAGATGGTCGGCGGCAGCCTGCACCACAGCCGCCGCAGCATCGACTGGCAGGTGCTGCGCCGCCTGTGGCTGGGCAGCTTGCCGGCCGCCCTGGCGACGCTGGCCTGGCTGCAGGCCAGTGGCATGGGCCAGACCAAAAACGGCCTGATCCTGAAGGCGCTGGGCGTCGTGCTGCTGCTGACCGCTGTCGCCATGCTGCTCAAAAAGCGCCTGCACACGCTTGGCCTGCAACTGCGTGGCACGGCCCCGGACAGGTTCAAGAGCGCCCAGCCGCCGCTGACCGTGCTGGCCGGGGCGCTGCTCGGTTTCCTGGTCACGCTGACCTCGGTCGGCGCCGGTGCCCTGGGCACGGTGATGCTGGTCTACCTGTACCCGCGGCGCCTGACGCCGGCGCGCCTGGTCGGCACCGACATCGTGCATGCCATCCCCCTGACCGTGCTGGCCGGCAGCGGCCACGCGCTGATGGGCAACGTCGACCTGGCGCTGCTGGGCTGGCTGCTGCTGGGCTCCGTGCCGGGCGTGTTGATCGGCTCCCACTACAGCACCCGCGCCCCGGAAGGCTTCGTGCGACCGGCGATCGCGCTGGTGCTGACCCTGGTCGGCCTGAAGCTGGTGACGTCCTAG